The following proteins come from a genomic window of Coffea arabica cultivar ET-39 chromosome 11c, Coffea Arabica ET-39 HiFi, whole genome shotgun sequence:
- the LOC140017043 gene encoding uncharacterized protein: MGVSIPILVIITSLHLIAFVLAIGAERRRSTANVMPDKYDETTYCVYGTDASTVYGLSAFGLLLISQTVLNGVTKCLCFGKGMMGGRSTTCAVFFFIFSWVSFLGAEACLLAGSARNAYHTKYRGIFGGNDLSCATLRKGVFAAGAALTLLSMIGSIFYYWSHAKADTGGWEKQNTEGLGMTTSHYMENQQELKV, from the exons ATGGGAGTTTCCATCCCCATTTTGGTAATTATAACATCTCTTCACCTCATAGCCTTCGTTCTCGCTATCGGAGCTGAACGGCGTCGAAGCACG GCTAATGTTATGCCGGATAAGTACGATGAAACGACTTACTGCGTGTACGGTACGGATGCTTCGACCGTCTACGGGTTATCGGCGTTTGGGTTGCTGTTAATTAGTCAAACGGTGCTTAACGGCGTTACTAAGTGCTTGTGTTTTGGGAAAGGGATGATGGGTGGACGGTCTACTACCTGTGCtgttttcttcttcatcttttcTTG GGTAAGCTTTTTGGGAGCCGAAGCATGCTTACTGGCTGGCTCAGCTAGGAATGCTTACCATACTAAATACCGAGGCATATTTGGTGGTAATGACTTGTCCTGTGCTACCCTTCGCAAAGGTGTTTTTGCTGCTGGGGCTGCATTGACCTTGCTATCCATGATAGGCTCCATTTTCTACTACTGGTCTCATGCCAAGGCAGATACAGGTGGATGGGAAAAGCAAAACACTGAAGGACTTGGAATGACAACATCCCATTATATGGAGAATCAACAGGAATTGAAGGTCTAA